A region from the Hominilimicola fabiformis genome encodes:
- a CDS encoding ribonuclease J, whose amino-acid sequence MVAKAKKLKIIPLGGLDEIGKNLTALEYGNEIIMVDCGMAFPDDDMPGVDMVINDITYLEKNWSKIKGIFLTHGHEDHIGGLPYFLKAINVPVYGTRLTIGLVEHKLKEHNLLSSVKLVRAKYGNVINAGQNFSVEFVRTNHSIADSAALAIKTPVGTVIHMGDFKIDTTPIVGDMIDLARLGELGKEGVLAVLSDSTNVERPGYAMSERSVGEKFEQIFKGCNKRIIVATFASNVHRVQQIIDAAAKNGRKVAVSGRSMENIVEISILLGYMKVPEGVLINIDNIKKYRPNQVVIITTGSQGEPMSALTRMAFSDHRKVEVTKDDLIIISATPIPGNEKSVSNVVNELFKIGAEVIYKSLAEVHVSGHACQEELKLILALTKPKFFIPVHGEHRHLVLHKELAQKVGIPEKNSFVLSNGQVLELDSKTAKIAGTVPAGKILVDGLGVGDVGNIVLRDRKHLSQDGLIIVVVTISHDSKEIVSKPDVISRGFVYVREAESLIEGVKHVAGESISDCLGKRNMDWSTLKSSMKASVAKYIYEQTKRSPMILPIIEEI is encoded by the coding sequence ATTGTGGCAAAAGCTAAAAAACTGAAAATCATACCATTAGGCGGACTTGATGAAATCGGAAAAAATTTAACCGCCCTTGAGTACGGAAACGAAATTATAATGGTAGATTGCGGTATGGCTTTCCCTGATGATGATATGCCAGGTGTAGATATGGTAATAAACGATATTACCTATCTTGAAAAGAACTGGTCAAAAATCAAGGGAATTTTTCTTACTCACGGTCACGAGGACCATATCGGCGGATTGCCTTATTTCCTAAAGGCTATCAACGTTCCTGTTTACGGTACAAGACTTACAATCGGTCTTGTCGAACATAAATTAAAGGAACACAATCTTTTATCAAGCGTAAAGCTTGTTCGTGCAAAGTACGGAAACGTAATTAATGCGGGACAAAACTTCTCTGTTGAGTTTGTCCGCACCAACCATTCTATTGCAGACTCTGCTGCTCTTGCAATCAAAACACCTGTCGGAACGGTTATTCATATGGGTGACTTTAAAATTGATACTACTCCAATCGTCGGAGATATGATTGACCTTGCAAGACTCGGTGAACTCGGAAAAGAAGGAGTTCTTGCCGTTCTTTCTGACAGTACAAATGTTGAACGACCGGGATATGCAATGAGTGAAAGAAGTGTCGGTGAAAAATTTGAACAGATTTTCAAAGGCTGTAATAAACGTATTATAGTCGCTACTTTCGCGTCAAACGTGCACAGAGTGCAGCAAATTATCGACGCTGCCGCTAAAAACGGACGTAAAGTAGCAGTTTCGGGAAGAAGTATGGAAAATATCGTTGAAATATCAATTCTTCTCGGATATATGAAAGTACCAGAAGGCGTACTTATCAATATTGACAACATAAAAAAATACAGACCGAACCAAGTAGTTATTATTACAACAGGCTCACAGGGCGAGCCGATGAGTGCCCTGACAAGAATGGCTTTTTCTGACCACAGAAAAGTCGAGGTCACAAAGGACGACCTTATTATAATCAGTGCAACACCTATTCCGGGTAATGAAAAGTCGGTTTCAAATGTCGTAAACGAATTGTTTAAAATAGGTGCGGAAGTAATTTATAAATCACTTGCGGAAGTACACGTTTCGGGACACGCTTGTCAAGAGGAATTAAAACTTATTCTTGCACTTACAAAGCCGAAATTCTTTATTCCTGTACACGGCGAACACCGCCATCTTGTTCTTCACAAGGAACTTGCGCAAAAAGTAGGTATACCGGAAAAGAACAGTTTTGTACTTTCAAACGGTCAGGTGCTTGAACTTGACTCAAAAACCGCAAAAATCGCAGGCACTGTTCCGGCAGGTAAAATACTTGTCGACGGTCTTGGAGTCGGCGATGTCGGAAATATCGTACTTCGTGACAGAAAACATCTTTCACAGGACGGTCTTATTATCGTCGTTGTTACAATATCACACGACAGTAAAGAAATCGTTTCAAAACCTGATGTTATTTCAAGAGGTTTCGTGTATGTACGCGAGGCCGAATCGCTTATCGAGGGCGTTAAACACGTTGCCGGCGAAAGCATTTCGGATTGTCTTGGCAAACGTAATATGGATTGGTCAACTCTAAAGAGTTCAATGAAAGCGTCTGTCGCAAAATATATTTACGAACAGACAAAACGCAGTCCTATGATATTGCCTATTATTGAAGAAATCTAA
- a CDS encoding DeoR/GlpR family DNA-binding transcription regulator, producing the protein MLLEERLDEIVKIVNERGSISNQELVKMFGASESTIRRDITTLANDNRVIRVHGGAMSVVSGGGMEDSEVSARRIQNSDEKIKIAKYAASLINEGDLVYIDAGTTTEYMIEYITAKDATFVTNALSHAVGLARKGFKVYIIGGLIKSVTEAIIDSEAIISLSKYNFTKGFFGTNGLSSDRGFTTPDVREADIKNFAMRRCAKKFVLCDSSKFNKISKATFAAGSDITVITDKITENIKGYNIKEAAQL; encoded by the coding sequence ATGTTACTTGAAGAAAGACTTGATGAGATAGTAAAGATAGTAAACGAAAGAGGAAGTATATCTAATCAAGAATTGGTCAAGATGTTTGGTGCATCTGAATCGACAATCAGACGAGATATAACAACTCTTGCCAATGATAACAGAGTTATACGAGTACATGGCGGTGCAATGTCGGTTGTATCGGGCGGAGGAATGGAAGATTCGGAAGTCAGTGCAAGACGTATTCAAAACAGTGATGAAAAAATTAAAATCGCAAAATATGCGGCGTCACTGATAAATGAAGGCGACCTTGTATATATTGACGCAGGAACTACCACTGAATATATGATTGAGTATATAACCGCCAAGGACGCAACTTTTGTTACAAACGCTTTATCTCACGCAGTCGGTCTTGCGAGAAAAGGCTTTAAAGTATATATAATCGGCGGACTTATCAAATCGGTGACAGAGGCGATTATAGATTCCGAGGCGATTATATCACTCTCAAAATACAATTTCACAAAAGGCTTTTTCGGAACTAACGGACTGAGCAGTGACAGAGGGTTCACAACTCCCGATGTCAGAGAGGCGGATATTAAAAATTTTGCGATGAGAAGATGTGCAAAGAAATTTGTACTTTGCGATTCGTCAAAATTCAATAAAATATCAAAAGCAACTTTTGCGGCTGGCAGTGACATAACCGTAATAACGGATAAGATAACGGAAAATATTAAAGGATATAATATAAAGGAGGCTGCTCAATTATGA
- the pfkB gene encoding 1-phosphofructokinase, protein MIYTITFNPALDYIMVVPSCRSGEVNRTESEKIMAGGKGINVSIVLNNMGVENTALGFISGFTGGAIENILADMNCKTDFIKLDNGFSRINVKIKSDAETEINGQGPDISDGAVKKLYEKLDSLNDGDTLVLAGSIPSSLSDSIYCEIMDYLKDKKLNIVVDATKDLLVNVLKYKPFLVKPNNHEIGEIFGVELKTRSEVVPYAKKMQEMGAKNVLVSMAGEGAVFVGENGEVYESEAPKGKLVNSTGAGDSMVAGFLAGYMEKQDFMYALKMGLSAGSASAFSENLATKEEILNVFKTI, encoded by the coding sequence ATGATTTATACCATAACATTCAATCCCGCATTGGATTATATAATGGTTGTTCCGTCTTGCAGAAGCGGTGAAGTAAACCGGACGGAATCCGAAAAGATTATGGCAGGCGGAAAAGGTATTAATGTTTCAATTGTGCTGAACAATATGGGTGTCGAAAATACGGCACTTGGCTTTATATCCGGTTTTACGGGCGGTGCGATTGAAAATATACTTGCCGATATGAATTGTAAAACCGATTTTATAAAGCTTGACAACGGTTTTTCGAGGATTAACGTGAAAATAAAATCAGACGCCGAAACAGAAATAAACGGTCAGGGTCCTGATATTTCAGACGGTGCGGTAAAGAAACTTTACGAAAAACTTGACAGTTTGAATGACGGCGATACGTTGGTACTTGCCGGAAGTATTCCGTCATCGCTTTCCGATTCGATTTACTGCGAAATTATGGACTACCTTAAAGATAAAAAATTAAATATAGTCGTTGACGCAACAAAGGACTTGCTTGTGAATGTTCTTAAGTATAAACCGTTTTTGGTAAAACCTAATAATCACGAAATAGGTGAAATATTCGGTGTTGAACTTAAGACGAGAAGTGAAGTTGTTCCGTATGCAAAGAAAATGCAGGAAATGGGTGCGAAGAATGTACTTGTTTCAATGGCAGGCGAGGGTGCGGTGTTCGTTGGTGAAAACGGAGAAGTGTACGAAAGTGAGGCACCTAAAGGTAAATTAGTGAACTCAACGGGAGCAGGCGATTCAATGGTTGCCGGTTTCCTTGCGGGATATATGGAAAAGCAGGATTTTATGTATGCACTTAAAATGGGATTATCGGCAGGCAGTGCAAGTGCATTTTCGGAAAATCTTGCGACCAAAGAAGAAATTTTAAATGTATTTAAAACAATATGA